The Carassius carassius chromosome 28, fCarCar2.1, whole genome shotgun sequence region GAGCACATGGGTGGGCGGTCCGATAATAAAAGTCGTTGGTAGAGCATGGTGGAGCATTTATAGAGTTCAGCTGGAGTCAGAGAGAACATCTCCACCTGCGCGACACATAAATCTTCAGTCTACTTTTTCAGATCCTTCTGTAACTCCATGCAAACGCATAAGCAATATTCAGTTATGTATATAATGATTCCATAATGATTTTTTGCACTGATTTCTTTAGCAATCATTAagtttttttacaatttacatgtgtaattcaggtttatttacacacacacacacctgttcaaaacaggtttttttttttttttttggagaagcaAGCATTGTTGAGCAAGGGTGCCATTAAACGTTTAATCAAATAATCATTCTGTTAATCAGGAGTCCTGAAtatatgtatcatggtttccacaaaaacattaaaacatatttcaatGATTTATATAGGATCGTGTGAAGATCGAAGTATTGGCTTTTTATTGCTATcttttataatgaatatatactattggatattatttttatattattatctagCTTTCATACTGAATAACCTGAATTACAAATTTGAATGTGTTAAATTATTACAGAATTTACCATAAATGTAGACTTGCAGTATAATACCTGAAATCCTGATAATATCGATATTAATAATTTAacttaatgtaatattttcaaataCCGGTTTGTATACATTAAAGCATCAAAGTCTGTGAGGTTCTCTGTATTCTTTAACTGAATAATTATGTGCTAACAGTTCTTAAATTCTCCATGAGGAAAGCCTTGCACCCTTCTAATCATGACAAGTTGTTGCTGTAATTGAGAAAGTGCAATTTAATAGGCTCTTTGATCATAGGAATTAGGTCAAatcctgtgagtgtgtgtaaaaatTAGGACTCATCGAGTTGCACtagaagaaaagaaaatttataCTTTTAGTGTAATGGGTGAATAAACAGACCCAGAGTGACAAGCATGTAAATGCACTGCACCTGTTAATTATTGGATGCATAAGTTTACACAATCACAGTGTAATGAGCGACTATTCATCTCTTCAGACCCCTCAAAGAGGGTTATATGGTATATCAGTTTTGATGATAACAGGGTAGTTATAGGAACTACTAGTTATAGGGAACTAACGGTTGAAGATTAATTGTATTGGTTCAGTCTGTTTTGGGACTTTTTTGACTGCAAAATTAAACCCTGtactatgtgtgtgttttttgtttgctttatagCTCACTATGGCCACATTGTGTCTCTTCTTCTCTTTGCTTGGCCTGGCTGTCACGGGAGCCGTGAAGAACTGCCATCCACAGTGTCGGTGTGAAGTGGAGAGCTTTGGCCTCTTCGACAGTTTCAGCCTTACTAAAGTGGACTGCAGTGGAATCGGCCCTGTGAACGCTCCTGTCCCCATCCCTCTGGACACGTCCCATCTCGACCTCTCCTTAAACTCCATCACCTTCATCAGCGACTCGATGCTCTCCGGACCGGGTTACACCACCTTGGTTAGTCTGGACCTGAGCGGCAATCTCATTTCACACGCCAGTCCCAAAGCGTTCTCCAAACTTCGCTACCTTGAGACGTTGGACCTGAGCAACAACGCTCTTGAGGATCTCGGCGACAGCTGCTTCACAGGACTCCCTCTGGTTGAGCTGGACCTGAGTGAAAACAGATTCAAAGAGTTCAATCTTGATCTCTTCACACCCAGAGCACAGGATGTACCAATCATGGTGGACCTGTCACGAAACCTTCTTACATCCATTTCCAGGAAGACCCTTGGCCATCCATTGAACATCAAGAGTCTTATGCTGGCAGGGAACCAACTGAAGAAGGTGCCGATGCTTAACGGGATCCCACTTCAGTATCTGAACCTGGACGGGAATCTCATCTTCACCATTGATGCAGGTGCCTTTGATTCGATGACAGAACTGGTTCACCTGTCTCTCAGCAGCCTGTCTGACCTGACCCTCATTCAACCAGATGCTTTTAGAGGTTTGAAGAACCTTCAGGTCTTAGACTTGTCAAACAACAGCCGGCTCAAGACGTTGAGTCCGGATGTTTTTAGTGGCCTCGTTTCTTTACAAGAGCTCAATTTGTCCAATACTCCTGTCACACCGTTATCAAGGACCGTCTTTACACAGTTGCCAAGCATAAAGAGCATAGCTTTAGGTCCAAACGTGCATTGCTGGAAGACACACAAGCAAGGACAGTTTCACAGACAGATTGGACAAGCCAAACCTAATGACATACTTACCTGTGATAACGCAGGAATGATCTTATGAGCCTGAAGTTCCAGGAAAGACTCTTTTTCTTATCTCTGTGCCTTGTTAGTATCTCAtaagatctttttttatttgtaattcgaGATTGCATCATATTTGCACATACTATGCCAACATTTAAGTACGCACAGTACACACAGTACTCATGCACTTTAGTTACCACATTTTTGTTCTTCTACTTAATATGTAACCTGAAATTTGCAGTGTGATGTCagctctgatgtttttttttttttgttaaacactAACAGTCTTAAATGTTTGAAACAAAGGCTTTGTACAAACACAACAGTGTTGCAGGTCAATTTACAGTATAAGCCGTGGTGCCTTACATTGTAATTCATTTAGTAGTAAGTATTTTGGAATGATATGTTTCTAATGTTTGGATGCCTCCTTATAATCAATTTAAATCACTGTGGACAATAAAATTTGGTTCGTTTAATTTAGTGGGTTTAGTTGGTTTAAAATGGGGCATCTTTGATAGCACAAAggataaaatacaatatttggaATTTAAGAATTTTTATGTAACTTATTAATTTGTCAGTGAAAAGTTTTCCCAATACTGAACCTAAATATGATTTACAAagtacaaaatattacaaaatcacTCAGACTGATACTTGACTGAAATGTAACATTAAGTTAACATCTCTTTATAATTCCTAAATCGTCATTTTACAGACGTTTACTTGATATGAAATTTTGCACTTTTTAATGAGATTTGtatgggtttaaaaaaaataaatgcacgaTGATTGTTCATCATGTGAGCTGAGGTATGTTTAATGTTTGTACAAAATTATACTTCTAATAAAAGATAATCAACTTTACACAtaacagtgtgtttgtgttcaatCTTGTGATTTATTGCTCACTTCCCCAAACTCTATCTAAACTTCCAAAATTAAGCCAGGGCTGACGTTCTTTCGGCACATCTTTCTGAGTCACGCAGTGCATTTGGTCATAATACAGGCCTAGTTCATGTGGTTCTCTTTAGTTAAAAACACTCAGACAGCCATGATTTgtttataacaaatataattttaaaaaaaaacacccccaGTGTCTTATcccacactttttatttttgcaagaaTAAGGCATTATCCATTCTCTCAGATTAACCATGGACAGCAGCTTTAGGCGAACAGAAGACATGATGGCTGAATTGGAACAGAGACTTCAGCCTATCAGGCTTTAGGCTTGTAGGACTCACAGGCCGAGGATTCATATATCCCCTTAGCAGCTCTGAATTATTAAAAGAACAAACAGTCAATTAATGTTAAGAAATCCTTTAAAATAAACTAGATTAGCATTTCCTGAAGGGAATACCATAGCTGTAAGGCAGCAAACAAATATCTTtagttttgtgtaaaaaaaaaaaactattatgcaagtgaatgaaaagaaaatataaaaccaATTGCAAACCAGATTAGGGCGGGTTCACATGTATTTTCACATGGCGTGTCTAGAGACTCATTTTTAAGTTGAACTTCTAGCATGTGCAACAGTCAGACGTCCATCGTGCatgtttacaaagaaaaaaagcagATGCTACATCGCACGCTTTTAAACAAAACACGTTCTGTGTGAGTGATAATATCGCTACTCATTTCAAAAGATTCtagcaatatattttaatagaagATATTCATTGTTTATTCTTTGATAAATGAGAGCTTATATAAAGCAATAAGGAGCAGTCATTGATTTCCTATTTTTTGACATTGTCACCTATACTGTAGTGACCTACTTAACAAATCACAACAAACCAGCAGTAACCTTTACCTGTTAACATTGTACATGGTCACAATGAATTGCTAAATTTGATTTAGAACAGACGCTGCTTATCTTCCTTGTCTCTTATGTGCTTAAACTTGCCTTACCATGTGAGAGGTTGCACTAGACATGATGATGTTAGCAGTTATGGGACACAGTTCATTGGGTAATAAACTACAATGAATTCTCCTACTTGTGTATACTATACTGCATGTAAGCCATCATAAATCTATTACAGGGGCATCTAAAAAATTTTGAATATCATGTAaaagttgtttatttttgtaatttaattcaaaaagcaaactttcttatattctagattcattgcacacaaactgaaataagagttttttgttttaattctgatggttatgacttacagcttaattagaaaaatgtgaatattttctcaaagatcaatcaaaaaaagatgtgcaaaacagaaatgttaaaaatctccaaagcaggtttaattatgcactcaatacttggttggggttccttttgcacaaattactgcttcagtgcggcgtggcatggaggtgatgtggcactgctgaggcattactgaagcccaggttgctttcaGCTCCTCtctattgtttgtcagatgttacttatcttcctcttcacaataccccatagattctctgtgtggttcaggtcaggtgagttgacCTGCCAATCaggcacagtaatatcatggacatcaaaccacttggaagttgttttggcactgtgggtaggtgctaaatcctgctggaaaaggaaatcagcatctccataaagcttgtcagtagatcgaagcataaagtgctccaaaatctctggGTAGATGGCTGcactgactttggacttgataacaGTCTGGACaatagtccagttctttttcaccttaccccaggtgaaatgcttctgatgtttttttccatttcaggagtggcttggttctaggaatgaatgtgacagctgtagcccttttcctgaagacgtctgagtgtggtgactcttgattcactgactccagcttcagtccactccttgtgaagctctcgcaagttcttgaatcggcttttcctcaCAATTTTCCCAAGGCtatggtcatccctgttgcttgtgcgtCTTTTCTTAACACaccttttccttccagtcaactttctatgaatatattttgatacagcactctgtgaacagccagccctttcagcaggcttactctccttgtggagggtgttgatgattgtcttctggacaattgtcaagtcagtagtctttcccataattgtggttgcatgttctatacaagcccaagaggtacccagtatttattctcattaatcaaaattaatcaaactttttAAGCTCACAATTGAATATTCTAATTTTCCTAAGCTGGAAGTCGTaaccatcataataataataaaaaaaactcttgatatatttgttttaattacattacaaaaaataaagaccttttccatgatattcaatttttttcagATGAACCTGTAGTGTCTCATATCACTTTAGGCAAGGcaagcaaggcaagtttatttatataccacatttcgtacacaatggtaattcaaagtgctttacataaaagaaagtaaaacaatcatgaagaaaaataataacaaaaataaaacaagcaattttaaacttttaaaatgattaaaacatttacttaaaattaatttaaaaacagttagaaaatgattttacatttaataaaaaaataataataaaaaaacagtgaaaatatagtgcaatcagttcggacattgcacagtgctcattcaataaatgcacagctaaacagattagttttaagtctagatttaaatgtgactagtgttttagcactgatctcttctggaagctgattccaactgcgggcggcatagtaactaaaggcggactccgcttgttttgtgtgaacccttggtatttctaactgacttgatactagtgatctgagtgctctgttaggtttatattcagtgaatatatctgcaatatattttggtcctaggtcatttactgacttatatacgagtaaaagtactttaaaatcaatcctaaatgtaactggaagccagtgtaaggacctgaggactggtgtgatatgctcagattttctggttctcgTCAGAATTCCTGGCAGcacgttctggatgagctgcagctgtctaatggtctttttgggaaggccggtgacgagcccattacaatagtccaccctgctggtgataaaggcatgaacaagtttctccaagtcttgactggaaacaaaacatctaataagGACTTTAGATATGGACTAAAAATGAAATAGGCCTTAGGTGAACCATCTGATATGGCATAATCAATCCAAGCCACAGTTCATTTAGGGAAAGAACCAATGTTATCATGAAAACCCTAAAAGAATCTCAGTCTCCACTTGTAAACACCAAAAAATGTGTATAGTCTGTAGTCTTAATAAACTCTCTGAACCAGATTCCCAGTGTTCAGTTAATTCAAGGCTACAAGTTCAATATTTATTGCTAGAGCAAAGACAATGGCCCAATGCCAAACACCTGACACAAACTAAATGCACAAGAGAATCGATATAGAACGAGCAATCATATTTAAGTCCTATTAAAAGGGCTGAGTGTTTGGAACCAGAACACAAACAACGATGGAATGAAAAGCCAGAAAAAATGCAGCCATGGTCACATTTCACCTATGAAAATCTCATACATTTTTCATTAGAAAAGCATTCTTACAATGTGCTATACTGTTTCAGACAGTACGCTGCTATTGATTTCCAATTCAGATtcagaaaaaaaggttgagagGAAAAATATTAAATCTATTAAATCGTGCACAGAAAACAAGCCACAGGATCCACTCCAACTTCTTGTTTTAATAcaatatgttataaaaaaaaaaagacaccacATAAAAAGCGAACAACATCCTTCTCTGGATTTCCCATCCTTAAAACAATGTACTGTCCCACCCCCCATCCTCTAAAATATGTTATAGGCTAAATTTGATATAAAGTGATAAattatatgatataaaataatatttaaaaaatcttgcaGTTCTGAGTTTTTTTCCCTCTTAATTGTGAGTTTACATATAACAAATCAAAAAATATCTGAATTGTGGAATAAAGTGTcacaattacttaaaaaaaaaaattattccaaaatggaAATGAGCTTCCATACTTGAGTGTGTGGCAGTGCACAGAAGTTTCATTCTCAAGTTGCTGCTGGAGTCAGACACAGTAGTCATCTTCATTCCCTTTTGTTAAAGACCCACAGTCTCACAGTATCAGAAAACCAGCACAATAAAGGCTTTCTCACTGTAACACTGCGTGCATGAGAGAAAAAAAGCTTTATTGTGCACCAGAATAGACACACCAGGCTCTGTGTTCACACGTCACACACAACCGGGTTAGTATTTTGTCTCAGAACAGAACATTTGATGTAGCTAAACTCCCTTGAGAGGAACTGACCACCTAACGATGTTGACATTCCATGAAATGCATTAGTGCAATACTATCATACCCTTGTAATTTTTTGCATAGCTCCGCAGCATGGATTCAAAAAACCTCAGAGGGCCTGTCCTCATCACTAGAGAAAAAAAGAGCCTTGTGCAACATTCAATGAAGGCTGAGGACATGCCTACGGAGTAATCTGATCATGGAGCAATCTGTACTGCCAAGAAACCATTCTTTCTTGGGACTGAACCATTCAGAGGACACTAATCTGCCTtttcatttttgaacaaaaatgatttgttcagtACATGGCTTTGAGTTTAGCTAACTCCTTTGTCCTGTATGACACTGTATGCATCAAAAACATGGACAAAAtcactatttatttaattatacactGTTGTTTGCTTCTGAACACAGACACTGTGAGTGTTTGCTTTTACTTATCTGCTTTAAGCCATGTGGGTTGACCAGCTCGCACTCGTTCTTGCCC contains the following coding sequences:
- the LOC132107886 gene encoding tsukushi-like is translated as MLAWKSKSSPTDESRHMLTMATLCLFFSLLGLAVTGAVKNCHPQCRCEVESFGLFDSFSLTKVDCSGIGPVNAPVPIPLDTSHLDLSLNSITFISDSMLSGPGYTTLVSLDLSGNLISHASPKAFSKLRYLETLDLSNNALEDLGDSCFTGLPLVELDLSENRFKEFNLDLFTPRAQDVPIMVDLSRNLLTSISRKTLGHPLNIKSLMLAGNQLKKVPMLNGIPLQYLNLDGNLIFTIDAGAFDSMTELVHLSLSSLSDLTLIQPDAFRGLKNLQVLDLSNNSRLKTLSPDVFSGLVSLQELNLSNTPVTPLSRTVFTQLPSIKSIALGPNVHCWKTHKQGQFHRQIGQAKPNDILTCDNAGMIL